Proteins co-encoded in one Acidimicrobiales bacterium genomic window:
- a CDS encoding polyprenyl synthetase family protein has product MAASPLAILPSMEADLDRVEQELLRVVASDGDFLTEVASHLILAGGKRVRPGFSIAASSVLDPTGSAATIDVIRGGCAVELVHIGSLYHDDVMDEATSRRSVKSVNAQWGNLRAILAGDYLLGRSSEIAAGLGTEVAGILATTITELCEGQILELESAYEPDRTIDTYERSISGKTASLLATACRIGAIVGDLPRPVVEAMTEFGAAYGMAFQIVDDILDIIATDEQIGKPAGNDLIEGIYTLPVIHALGEPAIAAELRPLLTPDITIADRDRARELVRRSDGVRLSLDAAQSWADKAAATLTDLPDTPGARALRAAADHLIERAAAPLGRKRFSRKPR; this is encoded by the coding sequence GTGGCTGCGTCTCCACTCGCCATCCTCCCGAGCATGGAAGCCGACCTCGATCGGGTCGAGCAGGAACTGTTGCGCGTCGTCGCCTCCGACGGCGACTTCCTCACCGAAGTCGCCAGTCACCTGATCCTCGCCGGCGGGAAGCGGGTCCGGCCCGGCTTCTCGATCGCCGCATCATCGGTGCTCGACCCCACCGGCTCGGCCGCCACGATCGACGTGATCCGCGGCGGTTGTGCCGTCGAACTGGTCCACATCGGCTCGCTCTACCACGACGACGTCATGGACGAAGCCACCAGTCGACGCAGCGTCAAGAGCGTCAACGCCCAGTGGGGCAACCTGCGGGCCATCCTCGCAGGCGACTACCTCCTCGGTCGGTCGTCGGAGATCGCCGCGGGCCTCGGCACCGAAGTGGCCGGCATTCTCGCCACCACCATCACCGAGCTGTGCGAGGGCCAGATCCTCGAACTCGAGTCGGCCTACGAGCCCGATCGCACCATCGACACCTACGAGCGGTCGATCTCGGGCAAGACCGCCTCGCTCCTGGCCACGGCCTGCCGCATCGGGGCGATCGTCGGCGACCTGCCCCGCCCGGTGGTCGAGGCGATGACCGAGTTCGGCGCCGCCTACGGCATGGCGTTCCAGATCGTCGACGACATCCTCGACATCATCGCCACCGACGAGCAGATCGGAAAGCCCGCCGGCAACGATCTCATCGAGGGGATCTACACCCTGCCGGTCATCCACGCCCTCGGCGAACCGGCCATCGCCGCCGAGCTGCGACCACTGCTGACGCCCGACATCACGATCGCCGATCGCGACCGGGCCCGCGAGCTCGTGCGCCGCAGCGACGGTGTACGTCTCTCGCTCGACGCGGCCCAGTCCTGGGCCGACAAGGCCGCCGCCACGCTCACCGATCTGCCCGACACACCGGGTGCCCGGGCGCTGCGCGCCGCCGCCGATCACCTGATCGAACGAGCCGCCGCCCCTCTCGGCCGCAAGCGCTTCAGCCGCAAGCCCCGCTGA
- the lysS gene encoding lysine--tRNA ligase, with protein MTDPVPYRADVTATTAQIIHDHADLEAGAETDVVVSIAGRLMLRRDQGKLAFGVLQDPTGRIQLFAMAKRTPDFDGFTGLSIGDWILVTGIVMNTKRGELSVRVDEWTVLAPAQRSFPDKWHGISDPDVRYRQRYVDLWVTDEARTAFRQRSAIVASIRRWLGERDFIEVETPMLHPIPGGALAKPFTTHHNALDTELYLRIAPELYLKRLVVGGMERVFEIGRVFRNEGMSTRHNPEFTMLELYWAYHDHHDMMTLTEELVAAAATEVIGTTTIDYDGRDVDLSTPWRRATMDELILEHAGVEVSLDTPIDELRALCEKFGVEVKDHYGPGKLILEIYEKTTESELWGPIFVTDYPVEVSPLSREHRERPGYTERFEAIVAGRELCNGFSELTDPVVQRERFEAQEAEGAAGDDEAMVVDEDYLRALEYGLPGTAGLGIGIDRLIMLLTGTTTIRDVVLFPTLRPEPPEPPEIEAD; from the coding sequence ATGACCGATCCCGTCCCGTACCGCGCCGACGTCACTGCCACGACCGCGCAGATCATTCACGACCATGCCGATCTCGAGGCGGGGGCCGAGACCGACGTCGTCGTGTCCATCGCCGGTCGTCTCATGCTGCGGCGCGATCAGGGCAAGCTCGCGTTCGGTGTGCTCCAGGACCCGACTGGCCGCATCCAGCTCTTCGCGATGGCGAAGCGCACACCCGACTTCGACGGTTTCACCGGTCTGTCCATCGGCGACTGGATTCTGGTCACCGGCATCGTGATGAACACCAAGCGTGGCGAGCTCTCGGTGCGCGTCGACGAGTGGACGGTGCTGGCCCCGGCGCAGCGCTCGTTCCCCGACAAGTGGCACGGCATCAGCGACCCCGACGTCCGCTACCGCCAGCGCTATGTCGACCTGTGGGTCACCGACGAAGCGCGCACGGCGTTCCGGCAGCGGTCGGCCATCGTCGCCTCGATCCGACGCTGGCTCGGCGAGCGCGACTTCATCGAGGTCGAGACCCCGATGCTGCACCCGATACCCGGTGGCGCGCTGGCCAAGCCGTTCACGACCCACCACAACGCGCTCGACACCGAGCTGTACCTGCGCATCGCCCCCGAGCTCTACCTGAAGCGCCTCGTGGTCGGCGGCATGGAACGGGTCTTCGAGATCGGTCGGGTGTTCCGCAACGAGGGCATGTCGACCCGGCACAACCCCGAGTTCACGATGCTCGAGCTCTACTGGGCCTACCACGACCACCACGACATGATGACGCTCACCGAGGAGCTCGTGGCGGCTGCCGCCACCGAGGTCATCGGCACCACCACGATCGACTACGACGGTCGCGACGTCGACCTGTCGACTCCCTGGCGACGGGCCACGATGGACGAGCTGATCCTCGAACACGCCGGCGTCGAGGTGAGCCTCGACACGCCGATCGACGAGCTGCGCGCCCTGTGCGAGAAGTTCGGCGTCGAGGTGAAGGACCACTACGGCCCGGGCAAGCTGATCCTCGAGATCTACGAGAAGACCACCGAGTCCGAGCTGTGGGGTCCGATCTTCGTCACCGACTATCCGGTCGAAGTGTCGCCGTTGTCGCGCGAGCACCGGGAACGTCCCGGTTACACCGAGCGCTTCGAGGCCATCGTCGCCGGTCGTGAACTGTGCAACGGCTTCTCCGAGCTCACCGACCCCGTGGTGCAACGGGAACGTTTCGAGGCCCAGGAGGCCGAGGGCGCGGCGGGCGACGACGAGGCGATGGTCGTCGACGAGGACTATCTGCGGGCGCTCGAGTACGGCCTGCCCGGCACCGCCGGTCTCGGCATCGGCATCGATCGTCTGATCATGCTCCTCACCGGTACCACCACCATCCGCGACGTGGTCCTGTTCCCCACCCTGCGCCCCGAACCCCCCGAACCCCCCGAAATTGAGGCGGACTAG
- a CDS encoding type III pantothenate kinase, with protein sequence MLLTIDVGNTQNVLGLYDLESESGDGAGVGLVDHWRLSTDPARTSDEYAIAIRSLLDTADVDLEHDLIGVAICSGVPRILANLRQMVARYLSFDPIVIEPGVKTGMPILYDNPKEVGADRIANAIAAHDLYGGPTVVVDFGTGNNFDVISADGEFLGGAIAPGIEVSLDALFGRAAQLRAIELVEPRSVIGKSTVESIQSGAVYGFAAMIDGMVERFRGELGDINVVATGGLAHLISPVANSIEHVEPFLTLHGLRIVHQRNER encoded by the coding sequence GTGCTTCTCACGATCGACGTCGGCAACACGCAGAACGTGCTGGGCCTCTACGACCTCGAGAGCGAGTCGGGCGACGGGGCGGGTGTCGGTCTCGTCGACCACTGGCGACTCTCGACCGATCCGGCCCGCACGTCCGATGAGTACGCGATCGCCATCCGCTCGCTGCTCGACACCGCCGACGTCGACCTCGAACACGACCTGATCGGCGTGGCCATCTGTTCCGGCGTGCCGCGCATCCTCGCGAACCTGCGCCAGATGGTGGCCCGCTACCTGTCGTTCGATCCGATCGTGATCGAGCCCGGAGTGAAGACCGGCATGCCGATCCTCTACGACAACCCCAAGGAGGTCGGCGCCGACCGGATTGCCAACGCGATCGCCGCCCACGACCTCTACGGCGGCCCCACCGTGGTGGTCGATTTCGGCACCGGCAACAACTTCGACGTGATCTCGGCCGACGGCGAGTTCCTCGGCGGGGCGATCGCGCCCGGCATCGAGGTCAGCCTCGACGCGCTGTTCGGACGGGCGGCGCAGCTGCGAGCCATCGAGTTGGTCGAACCCCGCAGTGTCATCGGCAAGTCCACCGTCGAGTCGATCCAGTCGGGCGCCGTCTATGGATTCGCGGCGATGATCGACGGCATGGTCGAGCGCTTCCGAGGCGAACTCGGTGACATCAACGTGGTCGCCACCGGCGGTCTCGCCCACCTCATCTCCCCGGTCGCCAACTCGATCGAACACGTCGAACCGTTCCTCACCCTCCACGGTCTCCGGATCGTCCACCAACGAAACGAACGATGA
- a CDS encoding phospholipid scramblase-related protein, translating into MTDYKADWYPDPGGKHELRYHDGTEWTEHVSDHGRQSVEPLAGPGAVPTTGMSTEKIQRQVAEKAGVVSAGAGGGTMFSEPVLVVNQKAKLLEINTEYAVFDQHGTQIGAIRQVGQSNLKKVARFVSSLDQFMTHSLQLVDAGGAVQLTVTRPAKFAKSKVHVADASGNPVGSIVQKNMIGKIRFSLEGPQGEIGTLNGENWRAWNFNLQDAEGNEVARITKTWEGLAKTMFTTADNYVLQIHRPLEEPLRSLVVASAVSVDLALKQDSRGLG; encoded by the coding sequence ATGACCGACTACAAGGCCGACTGGTATCCCGATCCGGGCGGGAAGCACGAGCTGCGCTATCACGACGGTACCGAGTGGACCGAGCACGTCTCGGACCACGGACGCCAGTCCGTCGAGCCGCTGGCCGGGCCGGGCGCAGTTCCCACGACCGGCATGAGCACCGAGAAGATCCAACGCCAGGTGGCGGAGAAGGCCGGTGTGGTCTCGGCCGGCGCGGGCGGCGGCACGATGTTCAGCGAGCCCGTCCTGGTGGTGAACCAGAAGGCCAAGCTGCTCGAGATCAACACCGAGTATGCGGTCTTCGACCAGCACGGCACCCAGATCGGCGCCATCCGCCAGGTCGGTCAGTCGAACCTGAAGAAGGTCGCCCGGTTCGTCAGCAGCCTCGATCAGTTCATGACCCATTCGCTGCAGCTCGTCGACGCCGGCGGCGCGGTGCAACTCACCGTCACCCGGCCGGCCAAGTTCGCGAAGTCGAAGGTGCACGTCGCCGACGCGTCGGGCAATCCGGTGGGGTCGATCGTGCAGAAGAACATGATCGGCAAGATCCGCTTCTCCCTCGAGGGTCCGCAGGGCGAGATCGGCACGCTCAACGGCGAGAACTGGCGGGCCTGGAACTTCAACCTGCAGGACGCCGAGGGCAACGAGGTCGCCCGGATCACCAAGACCTGGGAAGGCCTGGCCAAGACCATGTTCACGACCGCCGACAACTATGTGCTGCAGATCCACCGTCCGCTCGAGGAGCCGCTGCGCAGCCTCGTGGTGGCATCCGCAGTGTCGGTCGACCTCGCCCTGAAACAGGATTCACGAGGCCTGGGCTGA
- the panC gene encoding pantoate--beta-alanine ligase, translated as MQVLRTIAELRMVLDGDRAAGGAVGFVPTMGYLHDGHESLIEASVAANDRTVVSIFVNPLQFAEGEDLADYPRDFDADRRRCEGAGVDYVFAPAVDEMYPRPIDTVVTVPGVAAPLEGEHRPTHFAGVATVVAKLFAIVGPCRAYFGAKDWQQVAVVTRMVDDLSMPVEVVPCPIVREPDGLAMSSRNVYLSAEERAQAPTLRRALGAGFDAIDAGERDPAAVEAVMRGVLAEASLGAPDYVAAVPADSLVAAGPLTGEVRLLVAVRFSKARLIDNLGATVGN; from the coding sequence ATGCAGGTCCTCCGCACGATCGCCGAACTTCGCATGGTGCTCGATGGTGATCGCGCCGCGGGCGGTGCCGTCGGGTTCGTCCCCACGATGGGCTACCTGCACGACGGTCACGAGTCACTCATCGAGGCATCGGTCGCCGCCAACGACCGCACCGTGGTGTCGATCTTCGTGAACCCGCTCCAGTTCGCCGAGGGCGAGGACCTGGCCGACTATCCACGCGACTTCGACGCCGATCGGCGCCGATGCGAGGGGGCGGGGGTCGACTATGTGTTCGCGCCAGCGGTCGACGAGATGTATCCCCGACCGATCGACACCGTGGTCACGGTCCCCGGCGTCGCCGCGCCCCTCGAAGGGGAGCATCGGCCGACCCACTTCGCGGGCGTCGCCACGGTCGTCGCGAAGCTCTTCGCGATCGTCGGTCCGTGCCGGGCCTACTTCGGGGCGAAGGATTGGCAGCAGGTGGCCGTGGTGACCCGGATGGTCGACGACCTGAGCATGCCCGTCGAGGTCGTGCCGTGTCCGATCGTGCGGGAGCCCGACGGTCTCGCGATGTCGAGCCGCAACGTCTACCTCTCCGCCGAGGAGCGGGCCCAGGCGCCCACGCTGCGACGAGCGCTCGGCGCGGGCTTCGACGCGATCGACGCGGGGGAGCGCGACCCGGCCGCCGTCGAGGCGGTGATGCGCGGCGTGCTCGCCGAGGCGTCCCTCGGAGCGCCGGACTATGTCGCCGCGGTGCCGGCCGACTCGCTCGTGGCCGCCGGCCCCTTGACCGGCGAGGTCCGACTGCTGGTGGCGGTGAGGTTCAGCAAGGCCCGGCTGATCGACAATCTGGGCGCCACCGTCGGGAACTGA
- a CDS encoding DUF2520 domain-containing protein — MTTGYREWVQIHIVGPGRAGRSLGIALQDAGWPEPRYFGRGEDLGPAGRDADMVVIATPDDVIAEVASALPHTDALVVHLAGSRGLGELGDRRRVGALHPLVALPDPQTGAARLVGAWFATAGDEAVQQIVDALAGRSFTVADADRARYHAAAVVASNHLVALLGQVEVIAAGIGVPFDALLDLADGSLANVRALGPAAALTGPAARGDEATIRRHLAALGDDERTGYEALAAAARRLAGRPQPLEG; from the coding sequence ATGACCACCGGTTACCGTGAATGGGTGCAGATCCACATCGTCGGACCGGGGCGGGCCGGTCGTTCGCTCGGTATCGCGCTGCAGGACGCGGGCTGGCCCGAACCGAGGTATTTCGGCCGTGGCGAGGACCTCGGTCCGGCCGGGCGCGACGCGGACATGGTCGTGATCGCCACGCCTGATGACGTGATCGCCGAGGTCGCGTCGGCGCTGCCCCACACCGACGCGCTGGTCGTGCACCTCGCCGGATCACGCGGACTCGGCGAGCTCGGCGACCGCCGGCGGGTGGGTGCGCTGCACCCGCTCGTGGCGCTTCCCGACCCGCAGACCGGGGCGGCCCGGCTCGTCGGGGCCTGGTTCGCCACGGCGGGCGACGAGGCCGTCCAGCAGATCGTCGACGCGCTCGCGGGGCGGTCGTTCACCGTCGCCGACGCCGACCGGGCGCGCTATCACGCAGCCGCAGTGGTGGCCTCCAATCATCTCGTGGCCCTGCTCGGGCAGGTCGAAGTGATCGCCGCCGGTATCGGTGTGCCCTTCGACGCGCTGCTTGATCTGGCCGACGGGTCACTCGCCAACGTGCGAGCCCTCGGCCCGGCCGCCGCGCTCACGGGACCGGCCGCCCGGGGTGACGAGGCCACCATCCGGCGACACCTCGCCGCGTTGGGCGATGACGAGCGCACCGGCTATGAAGCACTGGCCGCGGCTGCCCGTCGGCTGGCCGGACGTCCGCAACCACTCGAGGGATAG
- a CDS encoding diguanylate cyclase has protein sequence MTAIAFAGWASWSSIQALQTSGAATEDAAALASLQTFHQDSVIQLSIMQSAVLESVLAAQGVTARTPAEVRADLDDAADALTRNEEAISALDPAVSPGLALPDVELATARYVEDAARLSALAADDQATAVTRLDAFLTTAEPLFADMAEITSITSGAAERAAITAENAEQSATDGILVTSAFGTAMIIAITALVAYSIAKQLRQLSKIARAMAAGELHVRNEIRSADELGGLARSFDAMADSFEDLVGKLEREASQDAFRRQLFDAFDMAADDSDVQHIVEEAMVLIGEHPSEMLLSDSSKHHVTQAVTHPEAGAPDCPVGSTGQCVAVRRGHRLVFESSNAIDACPHLKRRGEPCSAVCVPVTFNGQAMGVIHATGPDGEKPDALTVDRLAALASQTGARLGTIHAFQGAREQASIDGLTGLVNRRTLENEARAFAAADMDYAVIMCDLDHFKNLNDHYGHEMGDRALRLFGQVLRSSVREGDVAARLGGEEFVLLQPRMTAVDAVATIERIQLSLAARLGVSDGPSFTSSFGVSDTLMAPGFDAALRVADAGLLAAKDQGRNCWVMGDPEMANELAGRGRPRGSAGDLMTSPHGPTVLPERI, from the coding sequence GTGACCGCGATCGCCTTCGCCGGTTGGGCGTCGTGGAGTTCGATCCAGGCCCTGCAGACCTCCGGTGCGGCCACCGAGGACGCCGCTGCGCTCGCCAGCCTCCAGACCTTCCACCAGGACTCGGTGATCCAGCTCTCGATCATGCAGAGCGCCGTACTCGAATCGGTGCTCGCCGCCCAGGGAGTGACGGCTCGCACCCCCGCCGAGGTCCGGGCCGACCTCGACGATGCGGCCGATGCGCTCACCCGGAACGAGGAGGCGATCTCGGCCCTCGATCCGGCGGTCTCGCCGGGGCTCGCGCTTCCCGATGTGGAGCTCGCCACGGCGCGCTACGTGGAGGACGCCGCTCGTCTCAGTGCGCTCGCGGCCGACGATCAGGCCACTGCCGTCACCCGGCTCGACGCCTTCCTCACGACGGCCGAGCCCCTCTTCGCCGACATGGCCGAGATCACCTCGATCACTTCAGGCGCGGCCGAGCGTGCCGCGATCACGGCCGAGAACGCCGAGCAGTCGGCGACGGACGGCATCCTCGTCACGTCGGCCTTCGGCACGGCGATGATCATCGCCATCACGGCACTGGTGGCCTACTCGATCGCCAAGCAGCTCCGACAGCTCTCCAAGATCGCTCGTGCCATGGCCGCCGGCGAGCTCCACGTGCGCAACGAGATCCGCAGCGCGGACGAGCTCGGCGGACTGGCCCGGAGCTTCGACGCGATGGCCGACAGTTTCGAAGACCTCGTCGGGAAGCTCGAGCGCGAGGCATCGCAGGATGCGTTCCGTCGCCAACTGTTCGACGCCTTCGACATGGCCGCCGATGACAGCGACGTCCAGCACATCGTCGAGGAGGCCATGGTGCTCATCGGCGAGCACCCGAGCGAGATGCTCCTCTCGGACTCGAGCAAACACCACGTGACACAGGCCGTCACTCATCCCGAAGCCGGTGCACCCGACTGCCCCGTCGGTTCCACGGGACAGTGCGTCGCCGTCCGCCGCGGGCACCGCCTCGTGTTCGAATCCAGCAACGCAATCGATGCGTGCCCTCACCTCAAGCGGCGCGGGGAACCGTGTTCGGCGGTCTGCGTGCCCGTGACGTTCAACGGACAGGCGATGGGAGTGATCCACGCGACCGGTCCGGACGGCGAGAAGCCCGACGCACTCACCGTCGACCGTCTCGCGGCGCTGGCCAGCCAGACCGGGGCGCGGCTGGGCACCATCCATGCATTCCAGGGTGCTCGAGAACAGGCATCGATCGACGGGTTGACCGGGCTAGTGAATCGGCGGACGCTGGAGAACGAGGCTCGCGCCTTCGCCGCCGCCGACATGGACTACGCCGTCATCATGTGCGACCTCGACCACTTCAAGAACCTCAACGACCACTATGGCCACGAAATGGGGGACCGGGCTCTGCGGCTCTTCGGTCAGGTCCTGCGGTCGAGTGTGCGGGAGGGCGATGTCGCTGCCCGCCTCGGCGGTGAGGAATTCGTCCTGCTCCAGCCACGGATGACCGCCGTCGACGCAGTGGCCACGATCGAACGGATCCAGCTCTCGCTGGCCGCCCGTCTCGGGGTCAGCGACGGTCCGAGCTTCACGTCGAGCTTCGGCGTGAGCGACACACTGATGGCGCCCGGTTTCGATGCGGCGCTGCGGGTCGCCGACGCCGGCCTGCTGGCCGCCAAGGATCAGGGGCGCAACTGTTGGGTCATGGGCGACCCCGAGATGGCCAACGAGCTCGCGGGCCGCGGTCGGCCCCGGGGTTCGGCCGGCGATCTGATGACGTCGCCCCACGGCCCTACCGTGCTGCCCGAGCGCATCTGA